A region from the Triticum aestivum cultivar Chinese Spring chromosome 3D, IWGSC CS RefSeq v2.1, whole genome shotgun sequence genome encodes:
- the LOC123077993 gene encoding ERI1 exoribonuclease 2 has product MAAIMAARGQRQVQDFDFFVVVDFEATCVKDARIFPQEIIEFPAVLVDGATGRIESAFRRYVRPKHHPVLTQFCRELTGIRQEDVDGGVELGEALWMHDSWLKAATAGAGSLAVVTWGDWDCRTMLESECRFKGIEKPSYFDRWINLRVPFQAALGGGGRVTLQEAVRAAGLDWEGRLHCGLDDARNTARLLVELMLRGVKMTITGSLASPPPIHQKQQLPQLLPSSCAGSSALAPSLPIQQKLQQQTQLLTIPCGGSSALVPPTIQQKQQQQQPHQPHMISPCGGSPGTCFCYCRVPTRGGVVSVPGPMQGKCFFGCGNWTPAMGPVCPYFVWTN; this is encoded by the coding sequence ATGGCAGCGATCATGGCGGCGCGCGGGCAGAGGCAGGTGCAAGATTTCGACTTCTTCGTGGTGGTCGACTTCGAGGCGACGTGCGTGAAAGACGCGCGGATCTTTCCGCAGGAAATCATTGAGTTCCCCGCCGTGCTCGTCGACGGCGCCACCGGCCGCATCGAGTCCGCGTTTCGCAGGTACGTTCGTCCAAAACATCACCCTGTGCTGACCCAATTTTGCAGGGAACTCACCGGCATCCGGCAGGAGGACGTGGACGGCGGCGTGGAACTCGGCGAGGCGCTCTGGATGCACGACTCCTGGCtgaaggcggcgacggcgggggcagGGAGCTTGGCCGTCGTGACATGGGGAGATTGGGATTGCCGCACCATGCTCGAGTCCGAGTGCCGCTTCAAGGGGATCGAGAAGCCCTCCTACTTCGATCGCTGGATCAACCTGAGGGTCCCCTTCCAGGCGGCGCTCGGCGGCGGAGGGCGGGTCACCCTTCAGGAGGCGGTCCGGGCGGCGGGACTGGACTGGGAGGGCCGCCTGCACTGCGGGTTGGACGACGCGCGCAACACGGCGCGGCTTCTTGTTGAGCTCATGCTGCGCGGGGTCAAGATGACCATCACCGGCTCGCTGGCGTCGCCGCCGCCGATCCATCAGAAGCAGCAGCTCCCGCAGCTTCTCCCAAGCTCTTGCGCTGGCTCATCTGCGCTGGCGCCATCGCTGCCGATCCAGCAGAAGCTGCAGCAGCAGACGCAGCTTCTCACAATCCCTTGCGGTGGCTCATCTGCGCTGGTGCCGCCGACGATCcagcagaagcagcagcagcagcagccgcaccAGCCACACATGATAAGCCCCTGCGGTGGCTCGCCTGGGACGTGCTTCTGCTACTGCAGGGTACCGACCAGAGGAGGCGTGGTGTCCGTGCCAGGGCCGATGCAGGGGAAGTGCTTCTTCGGCTGTGGCAACTGGACGCCGGCCATGGGACCCGTTTGCCCCTACTTCGTATGGACCAACTGA